A genomic window from Caballeronia sp. SBC1 includes:
- a CDS encoding MurR/RpiR family transcriptional regulator has translation MNVSSEPPAFDIVARIAERAPELRTAERKVAALILDDLTGASRASIGALAKKADVSIATVTRFAKAVGCQDVRELKLRLAQAAAVGQRFLRGSSYDETDKDDPADSLAARIFDDIQTTLAHNRGALRAAPIAAAADALADAQMIYVFGMGGGSTALADEMRFRLVRLGRPVASYQDGLLQRMVAATLSREHVVVALSVTGQTPEMVESCRIAREYGARVIALTAPASPLAQLANWLIPIIANETDFIYKPSTSRYAMLMALDLLVTELAVKQGETSRELLRRMKHALDAYRGGGVDERQPLGD, from the coding sequence ATGAACGTTTCGTCCGAACCGCCCGCCTTCGATATCGTTGCCCGGATTGCCGAGCGCGCGCCCGAATTGCGCACGGCGGAACGGAAGGTCGCGGCGCTTATTCTCGACGATTTGACCGGTGCATCGCGTGCCAGCATTGGCGCGCTCGCAAAAAAAGCCGACGTCAGCATTGCGACCGTGACGCGTTTTGCGAAGGCGGTCGGTTGCCAGGACGTGCGCGAGCTTAAATTGCGGCTGGCTCAGGCGGCGGCGGTCGGCCAGCGATTCTTGCGCGGCAGTTCGTACGACGAAACAGACAAAGACGATCCTGCTGATTCGCTCGCCGCCCGTATTTTCGACGACATCCAGACCACGCTCGCCCACAATCGCGGCGCGCTGCGAGCGGCGCCGATTGCCGCCGCCGCCGATGCGCTCGCCGATGCGCAGATGATCTACGTCTTCGGCATGGGCGGCGGGTCGACCGCTTTAGCCGATGAAATGCGCTTCCGCCTCGTCCGGTTGGGGCGGCCGGTGGCGTCATATCAGGACGGCTTATTGCAGCGGATGGTTGCCGCGACGCTTTCGCGCGAGCATGTGGTAGTGGCGTTATCGGTGACGGGGCAGACACCCGAAATGGTCGAAAGCTGCAGGATCGCGCGGGAATATGGCGCGCGTGTGATTGCGCTGACCGCTCCCGCGTCGCCGCTGGCGCAATTGGCCAACTGGCTGATTCCGATCATCGCGAACGAAACCGATTTTATCTACAAGCCGTCGACGTCCCGCTACGCCATGTTGATGGCGCTCGATCTGCTCGTCACCGAACTTGCCGTGAAGCAGGGCGAGACGAGCCGCGAGCTTTTGCGGCGCATGAAACACGCGCTGGATGCTTATCGAGGCGGCGGTGTCGATGAGCGTCAGCCTTTGGGCGATTGA
- a CDS encoding MDR family MFS transporter — translation MAVHTAEHHSAGQVLPFRESLMAMLGVCFVTMLVALDQTVVGTALPTIVAELRGFDLYAWVATSYLLTSVITVPIFGRLGDYYGRKPFVIASIVVFTVASALCGLANNMLFLVLARGLQGIGGGMLVGTAFACIADLFPDSVVRLRWQVMMSSAFGIANAVGPSLGGILTQYYGWRSVFYVNLPVGLLSVFFVWRFLPHLRHVKHEGKMRLDWQGAGLIAIALGSLQLFVEMLPKHGLSAQSLMLLVVSVASSFALWKWERRCDYAILPIDMFRNKSLSALFTLAILGGFSMFSLLFYAPLLFQGGFGMSPKDAGLMITPLVVFITIGSIVNGRIVTRVKNPNAMLFVGFALLALACLGVVIATRSMPRPLLMTFMVLGGMGLGFVMPNLTVFAQLTAGREHLGIATALLQSLRMIGGMIGTALTGTLISHLYASGVHLSLDKDNATHWFSDLSDPQILINHDAQTTLLSQLAAAGHNGAMLLESARESLVAAIHIGLAVAAVVAVLAVWQSRRVPPIRLKGAKIEPAVMAE, via the coding sequence ATGGCCGTCCATACTGCCGAGCATCACTCAGCGGGGCAAGTGCTCCCGTTTCGCGAATCGCTGATGGCGATGCTGGGCGTCTGCTTCGTGACCATGCTGGTCGCGCTCGATCAAACCGTGGTCGGCACAGCGTTGCCCACCATCGTCGCCGAACTCAGGGGTTTTGACCTCTACGCCTGGGTCGCCACGTCGTATTTGCTCACGTCCGTCATCACCGTGCCTATTTTCGGCCGGCTTGGCGACTATTACGGGCGCAAACCGTTCGTGATTGCGTCCATTGTCGTGTTTACCGTCGCATCCGCACTTTGCGGCCTCGCCAACAACATGCTTTTCCTCGTGCTCGCGCGCGGCCTTCAGGGCATTGGCGGCGGCATGCTGGTTGGCACCGCGTTTGCCTGCATCGCCGATCTCTTTCCTGACTCCGTCGTGCGCCTTCGCTGGCAGGTGATGATGAGTTCGGCGTTTGGTATTGCAAACGCGGTCGGTCCGTCGCTTGGCGGGATTCTGACCCAATATTACGGCTGGCGCTCCGTGTTCTACGTGAATTTGCCGGTCGGTTTGCTGTCGGTGTTTTTCGTCTGGCGCTTCCTTCCGCATCTTCGGCACGTCAAGCATGAAGGCAAGATGCGTCTGGACTGGCAAGGCGCGGGCCTGATCGCGATTGCGCTCGGTTCGCTGCAATTGTTTGTCGAAATGCTGCCGAAGCATGGGCTGTCGGCGCAGTCGCTGATGCTGCTCGTTGTTAGCGTTGCGTCCAGTTTCGCGCTTTGGAAGTGGGAACGGCGCTGCGATTACGCCATTCTTCCCATCGATATGTTCCGCAACAAGAGTCTGTCCGCGCTCTTCACGCTGGCGATTCTTGGCGGTTTCAGCATGTTTTCGCTGCTGTTTTACGCGCCTCTGCTGTTTCAGGGCGGTTTTGGCATGTCGCCGAAAGACGCCGGCCTGATGATCACGCCGCTGGTGGTGTTCATTACGATCGGCAGTATTGTGAACGGCCGGATCGTGACACGCGTCAAGAATCCCAACGCAATGCTGTTCGTCGGTTTCGCGCTGCTCGCGCTGGCGTGTCTCGGCGTGGTGATCGCCACGCGCTCAATGCCGCGTCCGTTGTTGATGACGTTCATGGTGCTGGGCGGAATGGGGCTGGGTTTTGTCATGCCGAACCTCACCGTGTTCGCGCAATTGACCGCGGGAAGGGAACATCTGGGGATTGCGACGGCGCTGCTGCAGTCGCTGCGCATGATTGGCGGGATGATCGGCACGGCGCTGACGGGCACGCTGATCAGCCACCTGTACGCGAGCGGCGTGCATCTTTCACTCGATAAAGACAACGCGACTCACTGGTTCAGCGATCTGAGCGATCCGCAGATTCTCATCAACCACGACGCTCAAACCACGCTGCTTTCGCAACTCGCGGCCGCGGGTCATAACGGCGCGATGCTGCTTGAATCGGCACGCGAGTCGCTGGTTGCGGCCATTCACATTGGTCTGGCGGTTGCGGCGGTTGTAGCGGTGCTGGCCGTATGGCAATCGCGTCGCGTACCGCCAATACGATTGAAGGGCGCGAAGATTGAACCGGCGGTCATGGCCGAATGA
- a CDS encoding LysR family transcriptional regulator gives MNHLQAMRVFVKVAETGSFGRAAAALELSNAVITRYVALLEAHLNTRLLNRTTRSVSLTEAGASYAEGCRAVIEQVEAIESTVSQTSFDPSGTLKLVASASFSLFGLTPLLCEFREAFPNVKLRLTLLHRPVDLVDEGFDVGIVVPRMVNSGTLINRPLFKVTPVIVGAPDYLAKHGVPLRPADLVAHAFLSPSADIHGSTWSFTGPTGEDEDIVIDPDYTVNNSQMLRQAALSGMGVTALPESHVADDLEQGALVRLLTDYAVSNADKEVSLVYPGRRHVSAKTRSFVDFALAHFRKDSAMNALF, from the coding sequence ATGAATCATCTTCAAGCCATGCGCGTGTTCGTGAAGGTCGCTGAAACCGGGTCGTTTGGCCGGGCTGCGGCAGCGCTCGAACTATCGAACGCTGTCATCACACGTTACGTCGCGTTGCTCGAGGCGCACCTCAATACGCGACTGCTCAACCGTACAACGCGAAGCGTGTCGCTCACCGAAGCCGGCGCGTCATACGCCGAAGGCTGCCGGGCGGTGATAGAGCAGGTCGAGGCGATTGAATCCACGGTGTCGCAAACATCGTTCGATCCCTCCGGCACACTGAAGCTCGTGGCATCGGCGTCGTTCTCATTGTTCGGACTCACGCCGCTGCTGTGTGAGTTTCGCGAGGCGTTTCCCAACGTGAAGTTGCGTCTAACGCTGCTGCATCGGCCAGTGGATCTGGTGGATGAGGGTTTCGATGTCGGGATTGTCGTGCCGCGCATGGTGAACAGCGGCACGTTGATTAACCGGCCCTTGTTCAAGGTGACGCCGGTTATTGTGGGGGCACCCGATTACCTCGCGAAACACGGCGTCCCGCTGCGGCCCGCTGATCTTGTCGCCCACGCGTTCCTGTCGCCATCAGCGGACATACACGGGTCCACGTGGTCGTTCACAGGCCCGACCGGTGAGGACGAAGATATCGTTATCGACCCGGATTACACGGTCAACAATTCGCAAATGCTTCGACAAGCCGCGCTCTCAGGAATGGGCGTCACAGCACTGCCGGAAAGCCATGTCGCGGACGATCTTGAACAGGGTGCGCTCGTGCGTTTGCTCACTGATTACGCGGTGAGTAACGCGGACAAAGAAGTGTCGCTGGTATATCCAGGACGCCGTCACGTGTCCGCCAAAACACGCTCGTTTGTTGATTTCGCGCTCGCGCATTTCAGGAAGGACTCGGCCATGAACGCATTGTTTTGA
- a CDS encoding alpha/beta hydrolase has protein sequence MSWQSELACWVLRRWTRPETAKPGIDAARARAITSKRVWSPKVPAGWRLVERYGEHDAPLRGEWLTPEKPSDITMLYLHGGGYYFCSPATHRGIVFPFARRSGARTFSLDYRLTPEHPFPAALDDALAAYRRLVADGVSPARLVIAGDSAGGGLALATLLALRDAGDPLPAGAVMFSPWTDLAATGASITTNEGRDPMFHGRAFAPVGKFYAGETDVRHPYVSPLYGRFGGLPPLFFQVGDTEVLFDDSTRAAEKARAAGVRVELNIWPKMPHVFQMFAPFVPEANRALEQAAEFVRRVTAPQAVETP, from the coding sequence ATGAGTTGGCAAAGCGAGCTGGCGTGCTGGGTTTTACGGCGCTGGACGCGTCCCGAGACGGCGAAGCCGGGAATTGATGCCGCCCGCGCCCGCGCGATAACGTCAAAACGCGTATGGTCACCGAAGGTCCCCGCTGGCTGGCGCCTCGTTGAGCGGTATGGCGAGCATGATGCGCCGTTGCGCGGCGAATGGCTAACGCCTGAGAAGCCGTCTGATATCACGATGCTCTATCTGCACGGCGGCGGGTATTACTTCTGCTCGCCCGCTACGCATCGGGGGATCGTTTTCCCTTTTGCAAGGCGCTCAGGCGCGCGCACTTTTTCCCTCGACTACCGGCTCACGCCGGAACACCCGTTTCCGGCGGCGCTGGATGACGCGCTGGCGGCGTATCGAAGACTGGTGGCCGATGGCGTGTCGCCTGCGCGTTTGGTCATCGCTGGAGATTCAGCAGGCGGTGGACTTGCACTGGCCACGTTGCTCGCTCTACGCGACGCGGGCGACCCGCTGCCGGCCGGCGCGGTGATGTTTTCGCCATGGACGGACCTGGCGGCGACCGGCGCGTCGATCACGACCAACGAGGGCCGCGATCCCATGTTCCACGGCAGGGCGTTCGCGCCGGTGGGGAAGTTTTATGCGGGAGAAACCGACGTGCGTCATCCGTACGTGTCGCCGCTATATGGGCGGTTCGGCGGATTGCCGCCGCTATTTTTCCAGGTCGGCGATACCGAAGTGCTGTTCGACGACTCCACACGCGCAGCGGAGAAAGCCCGCGCGGCCGGCGTGCGTGTAGAACTCAACATCTGGCCGAAGATGCCGCACGTCTTCCAGATGTTCGCGCCGTTCGTGCCAGAGGCGAACCGCGCGCTGGAGCAGGCGGCGGAATTCGTGCGCCGGGTGACCGCTCCGCAGGCCGTGGAAACACCATAA
- a CDS encoding amidohydrolase family protein, whose amino-acid sequence MASEGGEHVDTLIKGARMIDGTGAPAFQGDLAVKDGRIVAIGELTGWTAENVVEAEGRVLAPGFIDVHTHDDTQVIRSPQMLPKISQGITTVVVGNCGISASPVTLKGEPPDPMNLLGAQGDFQYPTFAAYIDAVNEARPAVNVGALIGHTALRNNHMDRLDRGASAEEIDGMRAQLEEALSHGALGLSSGLAYGSAFSAPPEEVMALAEPLANAGALYTTHMRTEFDAILDAMDEAYRVGKHARIPVVISHLKCAGPSNWGRSAEVLKSLENTREGQPVGCDCYPYNRSSSTLDLKQVTGDIDITITWSEPHPEMAGKLISAIAAEWGVTQQEAGKRLQPAGAVYHNMSEDDVRRILSHPATMVGSDGLPNDPLPHPRLWGAFPRVLGHYARDTSLIALEEAVRKMTGLSARRFGLSERGELRVGYHADLVLFDADKVSDTATFVEPRQAADGIDAVWVNGVLSYFDHAVTGLRAGHFVARGEGSKLDALGQF is encoded by the coding sequence ATGGCATCGGAAGGTGGTGAACACGTCGATACGCTGATCAAAGGCGCACGGATGATCGACGGAACGGGCGCGCCCGCGTTTCAGGGCGATCTGGCCGTGAAGGATGGCCGGATTGTCGCGATCGGCGAGCTGACTGGCTGGACGGCGGAGAACGTCGTGGAGGCGGAGGGGCGGGTGCTGGCGCCGGGTTTTATCGATGTCCATACGCACGACGATACCCAGGTCATTCGATCGCCGCAGATGTTGCCGAAGATATCGCAAGGCATAACGACGGTGGTTGTTGGCAATTGCGGCATCAGCGCGTCGCCGGTGACGTTGAAGGGCGAGCCGCCTGATCCAATGAATTTGCTCGGCGCTCAGGGCGATTTTCAGTATCCAACCTTTGCGGCTTATATCGATGCCGTGAATGAGGCGCGTCCAGCGGTGAATGTGGGCGCGCTGATCGGGCACACGGCGTTGCGCAACAATCATATGGACCGGCTGGATCGCGGGGCATCGGCTGAGGAAATCGATGGCATGCGCGCGCAGTTGGAAGAAGCGTTGTCGCATGGCGCGCTTGGGTTGAGCAGCGGTCTTGCCTACGGTTCGGCATTCAGCGCACCGCCGGAAGAAGTGATGGCGCTGGCGGAACCGCTCGCCAACGCGGGCGCGTTGTACACCACGCACATGCGCACTGAATTCGACGCGATTCTCGACGCAATGGATGAGGCGTATCGGGTGGGAAAGCACGCGCGTATTCCTGTTGTGATCTCGCATTTGAAGTGCGCCGGACCGTCTAACTGGGGGCGCAGCGCCGAGGTTTTGAAGTCGCTTGAAAACACGCGCGAGGGTCAGCCGGTTGGATGCGATTGTTATCCGTACAACCGGAGTTCATCGACGCTCGATTTGAAGCAGGTCACCGGCGATATCGACATCACGATCACGTGGTCGGAACCGCATCCGGAGATGGCGGGCAAACTGATTTCCGCGATTGCCGCTGAGTGGGGCGTGACGCAGCAGGAGGCGGGCAAGCGCTTGCAGCCGGCGGGCGCGGTTTATCACAACATGTCGGAGGACGATGTGCGACGGATTCTGTCGCACCCGGCAACCATGGTCGGTTCCGATGGTTTGCCCAACGATCCGTTGCCGCATCCGCGTTTGTGGGGTGCGTTTCCGCGCGTGTTGGGGCATTACGCGCGCGATACCTCGCTGATTGCGCTCGAGGAAGCGGTGCGCAAGATGACGGGGTTATCGGCGCGGCGGTTTGGGTTGTCGGAGCGCGGCGAATTGCGCGTGGGGTATCACGCGGATCTGGTTCTTTTCGATGCCGACAAGGTCAGCGATACCGCCACGTTTGTTGAGCCGCGACAGGCGGCGGATGGGATTGATGCAGTTTGGGTGAATGGCGTGCTTTCGTATTTCGATCATGCTGTGACCGGATTGCGGGCGGGACATTTTGTGGCGCGTGGCGAGGGTTCGAAACTCGATGCGCTCGGGCAGTTTTGA
- a CDS encoding MarR family winged helix-turn-helix transcriptional regulator produces the protein MDETERIAFIQQFGRTYRAFMQAFEMQVGHPMPRWRILLALHDHAGELSQKRLVERLRVDPGALTRQLKTLEALGWIARSVDQRDNRVSNVVLTDAGRAVTEAGMPRRNEFLHETLSTLPDDAVTALSGALRALEQRIQEVAAGTAEVSGTMSGTDSAALPDDA, from the coding sequence ATGGACGAAACGGAACGTATCGCCTTCATACAGCAGTTCGGGCGCACTTATCGTGCGTTCATGCAGGCGTTCGAAATGCAGGTCGGCCATCCCATGCCGCGCTGGCGCATCCTGCTCGCGCTGCACGATCACGCCGGTGAGTTGTCGCAGAAGCGGCTGGTGGAACGGTTGCGCGTGGACCCGGGCGCGCTCACGCGGCAGTTGAAGACGCTGGAGGCGCTGGGCTGGATTGCGCGCAGTGTTGATCAGCGTGACAACCGGGTATCGAACGTGGTCCTCACCGACGCCGGCCGTGCCGTCACCGAAGCCGGTATGCCGCGCCGCAATGAGTTCCTACACGAGACACTTTCAACGCTTCCCGACGACGCCGTCACGGCGCTCTCCGGCGCGCTGCGCGCGCTAGAGCAACGGATTCAGGAAGTTGCCGCTGGAACGGCCGAGGTGAGCGGCACGATGAGCGGCACCGACAGTGCCGCTCTTCCGGACGACGCCTAG
- a CDS encoding amino acid deaminase, translating into MKVTNYQSATIDPFGKGLGMVPGVSVHLVDAARLDWNLLDEDVSLPAAVLYADRIEHNLKWMQAFVAEYGVKLAPHGKTTMAPQLFRRQLEAGAWGITLATAHQVRAAYRGGVQRVLMANQLVGKRNMGMIAELLTDPSFEFHCLVDSADNVDQLGAFFGDVNKQVNVLLELGVAGGRTGIRDDAQRDAVLAAIARWPNAVKLTGVELYEGVLQDEPKVRAFLQNAVDVTRALVADGKIERKPAILSGAGSAWYDVVADEFAKANSDAIEVILRPGCYLTHDVGVYKKAQNEIFARNPIAKKMGEGLKPALQLWAYVQSIPEPDRVIIGMGKRDAAFDSGMPEPARHFRPGTQWPRDITTDEGWEIFGMMDQHAYLRIKPGDDIKVGDMIAFDISHPCLTFDKWRQILVLDTKYRVKEVIETSF; encoded by the coding sequence ATGAAAGTTACAAACTATCAAAGCGCGACGATCGACCCTTTCGGCAAGGGTCTGGGCATGGTGCCGGGCGTCAGCGTGCATCTCGTGGACGCCGCGCGCCTTGACTGGAATCTGCTGGACGAGGACGTGAGCCTGCCGGCCGCCGTGCTGTACGCGGACCGGATCGAGCACAACCTGAAGTGGATGCAGGCCTTCGTGGCCGAATACGGCGTCAAACTCGCGCCGCACGGCAAGACGACCATGGCGCCGCAATTGTTCCGCCGCCAGCTGGAAGCGGGCGCGTGGGGCATCACGCTTGCCACCGCGCACCAAGTGCGCGCGGCGTATCGCGGCGGTGTGCAGCGCGTGCTGATGGCCAACCAATTGGTCGGCAAGCGCAACATGGGCATGATCGCGGAGTTGCTCACCGATCCCAGTTTCGAGTTCCATTGTCTTGTCGATTCTGCCGATAACGTCGATCAGCTCGGCGCGTTTTTCGGCGATGTGAACAAGCAGGTGAACGTGCTGCTGGAGCTAGGCGTGGCGGGCGGCCGAACGGGTATTCGCGACGACGCGCAGCGCGACGCGGTGCTGGCCGCCATTGCACGCTGGCCCAATGCCGTGAAGCTCACGGGCGTGGAATTGTATGAGGGTGTGCTGCAGGACGAACCGAAGGTACGGGCGTTCCTGCAGAACGCGGTGGACGTGACGCGCGCACTGGTCGCCGATGGCAAGATCGAGCGCAAGCCGGCCATTCTCTCGGGCGCGGGATCGGCGTGGTATGACGTGGTCGCCGATGAATTCGCGAAAGCGAATAGCGATGCCATCGAGGTCATCCTGCGTCCGGGCTGCTATCTGACGCACGACGTGGGTGTGTACAAGAAAGCGCAGAACGAGATTTTCGCGCGCAACCCGATCGCGAAGAAAATGGGCGAAGGGTTGAAACCGGCGCTGCAATTGTGGGCTTACGTGCAGTCGATTCCGGAGCCGGATCGCGTGATTATCGGCATGGGCAAACGCGATGCCGCCTTCGACTCCGGCATGCCCGAACCCGCTCGGCATTTCCGTCCCGGCACGCAGTGGCCGCGCGACATCACAACGGACGAAGGCTGGGAAATCTTCGGCATGATGGACCAGCACGCGTATCTGCGGATCAAGCCGGGCGACGACATCAAGGTCGGCGACATGATCGCGTTCGACATATCGCACCCCTGCCTGACGTTCGACAAATGGCGCCAGATCCTGGTCCTCGATACAAAATATCGCGTGAAGGAAGTGATCGAAACGTCGTTCTAG
- a CDS encoding CHRD domain-containing protein, with protein MSSVASMASNSAFADTVALQANLQPSSEVPPRVSKGHGVLKATFDTTTKTLQWTITYADLSGPATMAHFHGPAPVGQNAKVQVAIDKNALPSPITGQATLSEQQATDLLAGQYYFNIHTEQNPTGEIRGQVMPAN; from the coding sequence ATGTCGTCCGTTGCGTCAATGGCATCGAACTCAGCGTTCGCCGATACCGTCGCTTTGCAAGCGAACCTGCAGCCGTCGAGTGAAGTGCCGCCGCGCGTGAGCAAGGGGCACGGCGTGCTGAAAGCCACCTTCGACACCACGACCAAGACGCTGCAGTGGACCATCACGTACGCCGATTTGTCGGGTCCTGCGACCATGGCCCATTTCCACGGCCCTGCGCCCGTGGGACAGAACGCGAAGGTGCAGGTTGCTATCGACAAGAACGCGCTGCCTAGTCCTATCACCGGGCAGGCTACGCTTTCGGAGCAACAGGCCACTGATCTGTTGGCCGGCCAGTACTACTTCAATATCCATACCGAGCAGAACCCGACGGGAGAGATTCGCGGGCAGGTCATGCCGGCGAACTGA
- a CDS encoding porin: MKKTLIVAAVAASFATAASAQSSVTLYGLIDAGFSYVNNEVAPNTAKGSAAAFRVSSGNINGSRWGLRGTEDLGGGMKAIFTLESGFTMGDGSALQGGREFGRQAYAGISTAQFGTVTLGRQYDSLVDYLAPMTATGSWGGTYFAHPLDNDNANNSFRVNNSVKYQSANYSGLTFGGLYGFSNQAGGFGNNRAYSAGAQYANGPFKIAAAYLQLQNPNSNLTGGAMTDSGAGTNLVANAASASVQTQRTYGVGANYAIGPVTVGGAWTQSRFQFAVGDSTARFNNYEVNARYALTPALALGAAYTYTDVKGYTTGANNNGHEKFHQFGLQTDYSLSKRTDIYAEGVVQLAKQGAEAQIYSTGNSAAHGNQVVVTTGIRHRF; this comes from the coding sequence ATGAAAAAGACTCTGATCGTCGCGGCCGTTGCCGCTTCTTTTGCGACCGCCGCAAGTGCGCAGAGCAGCGTTACGCTGTACGGCCTTATCGATGCTGGCTTCAGCTATGTGAACAATGAAGTTGCTCCGAATACTGCCAAGGGCAGCGCCGCAGCATTCCGCGTGTCGAGCGGCAACATCAACGGTAGCCGTTGGGGCCTGAGGGGCACGGAAGACCTCGGTGGCGGCATGAAGGCAATCTTCACGTTGGAAAGCGGTTTCACCATGGGCGACGGTTCGGCGCTTCAAGGTGGCCGGGAGTTCGGTCGTCAGGCATATGCTGGTATCTCAACTGCTCAGTTCGGTACCGTAACGCTCGGTCGCCAGTATGACTCCTTGGTCGACTATCTCGCCCCAATGACGGCTACCGGTAGCTGGGGTGGCACGTACTTCGCGCATCCGCTCGACAACGACAACGCGAACAACTCGTTCCGCGTCAACAACTCGGTCAAGTACCAAAGCGCGAACTACTCCGGCCTCACGTTTGGCGGCCTGTATGGCTTCTCGAACCAGGCTGGTGGATTCGGTAACAACCGTGCTTACAGCGCGGGCGCACAATACGCGAACGGTCCGTTCAAGATTGCAGCGGCTTACCTGCAACTGCAAAATCCGAACTCCAATCTCACCGGCGGTGCGATGACGGACAGCGGTGCTGGGACGAACTTGGTGGCGAACGCAGCGAGTGCGTCGGTGCAGACGCAGCGTACGTACGGTGTTGGCGCGAACTACGCGATTGGTCCGGTGACAGTCGGCGGTGCATGGACGCAAAGCCGCTTCCAGTTCGCAGTGGGCGATTCCACAGCGCGCTTCAACAACTATGAAGTGAATGCACGTTATGCACTGACGCCGGCATTGGCACTTGGCGCAGCGTATACGTACACCGACGTGAAGGGCTACACCACGGGCGCGAACAACAACGGCCACGAGAAATTCCACCAGTTCGGTTTGCAGACCGACTACTCGTTGTCCAAGCGCACGGACATCTACGCGGAAGGCGTGGTTCAGCTTGCTAAGCAGGGTGCCGAAGCACAGATTTACAGCACGGGCAACTCAGCCGCTCATGGCAACCAAGTAGTGGTTACGACGGGTATTCGTCACCGCTTCTAA
- a CDS encoding RidA family protein, which yields MKRYGVEGGKGQGGAVMPFSRAVEADGWLFVSGQTPMENGEVIEGGIVAQSHKAIQNVFAILKEAGYGAEHVVRCGVWLDDPRDFASFNKVFKEYFGEHPPARACVVSSMVIDCKVEVDCVAYKKAGA from the coding sequence ATGAAACGATATGGCGTAGAAGGCGGGAAGGGGCAGGGCGGTGCGGTGATGCCGTTTTCGCGTGCGGTTGAAGCGGATGGATGGCTGTTTGTTTCAGGCCAGACGCCGATGGAAAACGGCGAAGTGATTGAAGGCGGGATTGTGGCCCAATCGCATAAGGCGATTCAGAATGTTTTCGCGATTTTGAAAGAAGCGGGGTATGGCGCTGAGCATGTCGTGCGCTGCGGGGTTTGGCTTGATGACCCGCGGGACTTCGCTTCGTTTAATAAGGTATTCAAAGAATACTTTGGCGAGCATCCGCCGGCACGCGCGTGCGTGGTTTCATCGATGGTGATCGATTGCAAGGTTGAAGTGGATTGCGTGGCTTATAAGAAGGCTGGCGCTTAA
- a CDS encoding EcsC family protein, with the protein MEPTPIAASPLSQEDLATLRRAKEALESPSLTMKLASLVGSPIEKLMSKMPNVAQEKVDEATQAALKKCLQLALRTLSKSTVDGVVLPPEKPHNLMHKLAVATTGAAGGAFGLFALPVELPVTTTLMFRSICDIARSEGEDVHLIDTQLQCLMVLGMGGPSSSDDAADIGYFIVRGTLAQSVSKATSEIASKGLSAHGSTALLKFLQTVASRFSVQVSEQVAAKSIPAIGAVLGAMVNTVFIDHFQQMAHGHFTVRRLERQYGQLAVERAFQTIDIASGK; encoded by the coding sequence ATGGAACCGACGCCCATCGCCGCTTCGCCCCTCTCGCAGGAAGATCTCGCGACCTTGCGCCGTGCCAAAGAGGCGCTGGAAAGCCCCTCGCTCACGATGAAACTCGCGAGTCTGGTCGGCTCGCCCATCGAAAAGCTGATGTCGAAAATGCCGAACGTCGCTCAGGAAAAAGTCGACGAAGCAACGCAGGCCGCGCTCAAGAAATGCCTGCAACTCGCATTGCGCACGCTCAGCAAAAGTACGGTCGACGGCGTTGTGCTGCCGCCCGAAAAACCGCACAACCTGATGCACAAGCTGGCGGTCGCGACCACGGGAGCGGCCGGCGGCGCGTTTGGACTGTTCGCGCTGCCGGTGGAATTACCCGTCACGACGACGCTGATGTTTCGCTCGATTTGCGACATTGCGCGCAGCGAGGGCGAAGACGTGCATCTGATCGATACCCAGTTGCAATGTTTGATGGTGCTCGGCATGGGCGGCCCGAGTTCGAGCGACGATGCCGCCGATATCGGCTATTTCATCGTGCGTGGGACGCTCGCGCAGTCGGTATCGAAAGCGACGAGCGAGATTGCGTCGAAGGGATTGAGCGCACACGGTTCGACCGCGCTGCTCAAATTCTTGCAGACGGTGGCGTCGCGGTTTTCGGTGCAGGTGAGCGAGCAAGTCGCCGCCAAGTCAATCCCGGCAATCGGCGCAGTGCTCGGCGCCATGGTCAATACGGTCTTCATCGATCACTTTCAGCAGATGGCGCACGGACATTTCACCGTGCGCCGGCTGGAGCGCCAATACGGGCAACTGGCGGTCGAGCGCGCTTTTCAGACCATCGATATAGCGAGCGGGAAGTGA